Proteins co-encoded in one Gopherus evgoodei ecotype Sinaloan lineage chromosome 4, rGopEvg1_v1.p, whole genome shotgun sequence genomic window:
- the LOC115651456 gene encoding zinc finger and SCAN domain-containing protein 2-like: protein MEEKSHRCSDCSKSFKQSSTLRRHQRTHTGERPYKCLQCGKSFADSSNLLRHQRSHTGDRPYTCAQCGKSFGQNSSLMKHCRTHTGERPYRCDECGKSFSESSKLLEHQRIHTGLKPYKCLNCGKVFCHSSSLTNHQRVHTGERPYKCPECEKTFGRRCMLIRHMRIHTGERPYKCPHCGKAFAVLSVLIQHERIHTGEKPHKCAHCGKCFSDPSVLTRHERIHTGERPYKCVHCGKGFSQSSTHAQHLRTHTGERPYRCDECGKSFSVSSSLVVHQRIHTGERPYKCPNCGKSFSGWPNFSRHLRTHAQE from the coding sequence ATGGAAGAAAAATCCCATAGATGTTCTGACTGCAGTAAAAGCTTTAAGCAGAGCTCGACCCTAAGGAGGCACCAGCGAACCCACACGGGGGAGCGACCCTACAAATGTCTCCAGTGTGGGAAGAGCTTTGCTGACAGCTCCAACCTCCTTCGCCATCAGAGGAGCCACACGGGGGATCGACCCTACACGTGTGCCCAGTGCGGGAAGAGCTTTGGGCAAAACTCGAGCCTGATGAAGCACTGCAGGACTCATACAGGCGAGAGACCCTACAGATGTGATGAGTGCGGGAAGAGCTTCTCGGAAAGCTCCAAGCTCCTAGAGcaccagaggatccacacaggcctGAAACCCTACAAATGCCTTAACTGTGGGAAAGTGTTCTGCCACAGCTCCTCGCTGACCAACCATCAGCGGGTCCACACAGgtgagagaccctataaatgccccgAGTGCGAGAAGACTTTTGGACGCCGCTGCATGCTCATTCGACACatgaggatccacacaggagagcgaCCTTACAAATGCCCCCACTGCGGGAAGGCCTTTGCCGTTCTCTCAGTCCTGATCCAGCATGAGCGGATCCACACGGGGGAGAAACCCCACAAATGTGCCCACTGTGGGAAGTGTTTCAGCGATCCCTCCGTCCTGACCCGACATGAGCGCATCCACACAGGCGAGCGACCCTACAAATGTGTTCATTGCGGGAAGGGCTTCAGTCAAAGCTCCACCCATGCCCAGCATCTGAGAAcccacactggggagcggccctatAGATGTGAtgagtgtgggaagagcttcagtgTAAGTTCCAGCCTTGTTGtccaccagagaatccacacaggagagagaccctataaatgtcCCAATTGTGGGAAGAGTTTTAGTGGCTGGCCAAATTTTAGCAGGCATCTGAGGACCCACGCCCAGGAGTAA